In Saccharothrix syringae, the following are encoded in one genomic region:
- a CDS encoding MDR family MFS transporter: MSAPATATPTAGAMNHRQVLEALSGLLLVLFVAMLSGTVVSTALPQIIGALEGSQTQYTWVVTATLLTATASTPIWGKLADLFNKKTLVQVAIVVFVAGSIVSGFAQDAGQLIAARAFQGIGVGGLQALVQVVIAAMIPPRERGRYNGYLGGVMAVATVGGPLLGGLIVDTSWLGWRWCFFIGVPVAVIALLVLQATLKMPTTRREDVKIDYLGAGLIAAGVSVLLVWISFVDDSFAWLSWQTFAMVGASVVLLGLAVLVEARAAEPVVPLEIVKRRTTALAILASLAVGMAMFGGAVFLGQYFQIGRGYTPTEAGLLTIPMMAGVLGASIISGRMITKSGRVKPYIVVGAAVLVVGFLLLGQIDHDTSLVFVGAAMLLVGAGVGMSMQNLVLAVQNTVPLKDIGAASSTVAFFRSLGGTIGVSVLGAVLARRVEDAITRDLAAAGFPAGGGGGGSLNIAALPDAVQHIVRAAYGDATGHIFLISAAIGVVGVVAALLLKPITLRSSLDLSEGKPGA, encoded by the coding sequence ATGAGCGCACCCGCCACAGCCACGCCGACAGCCGGCGCGATGAACCACCGCCAGGTGTTGGAGGCCCTCAGCGGCCTGCTGCTGGTGCTGTTCGTCGCCATGCTCAGCGGCACCGTGGTGTCCACGGCGCTGCCGCAGATCATCGGCGCGCTCGAAGGGTCGCAGACCCAGTACACCTGGGTGGTCACCGCCACCCTGCTGACCGCCACCGCGAGCACGCCGATCTGGGGCAAGCTCGCGGACCTGTTCAACAAGAAGACCCTCGTCCAGGTCGCCATCGTGGTGTTCGTGGCGGGCTCGATCGTGTCCGGCTTCGCGCAGGACGCCGGCCAGCTCATCGCCGCCCGCGCGTTCCAGGGCATCGGCGTCGGCGGCCTGCAGGCGCTGGTGCAGGTGGTGATCGCGGCGATGATCCCGCCCCGCGAGCGCGGCCGCTACAACGGCTACCTCGGCGGCGTGATGGCCGTGGCCACCGTCGGCGGCCCGCTGCTGGGCGGCCTGATCGTGGACACCTCGTGGCTGGGCTGGCGCTGGTGCTTCTTCATCGGCGTGCCGGTCGCGGTGATCGCCCTGCTGGTGCTCCAGGCCACGCTGAAGATGCCCACCACGCGCCGCGAGGACGTGAAGATCGACTACCTGGGCGCGGGCCTGATCGCGGCGGGCGTGAGCGTGCTGCTGGTCTGGATCTCGTTCGTGGACGACTCGTTCGCCTGGCTCTCGTGGCAGACCTTCGCCATGGTCGGCGCCTCGGTGGTGCTGCTGGGCCTGGCCGTCCTGGTCGAGGCGCGCGCCGCGGAGCCCGTCGTGCCGCTGGAGATCGTCAAGCGGCGCACCACGGCCCTGGCCATCCTGGCCAGCCTCGCGGTCGGCATGGCGATGTTCGGCGGCGCGGTGTTCCTCGGCCAGTACTTCCAGATCGGCCGCGGCTACACGCCCACCGAAGCCGGCCTGCTCACCATCCCGATGATGGCCGGCGTGCTCGGCGCCTCGATCATCAGCGGGCGGATGATCACCAAGTCGGGCAGGGTCAAGCCCTACATCGTGGTGGGCGCGGCCGTGCTGGTCGTCGGGTTCCTGCTGCTCGGCCAGATCGACCACGACACCTCGCTGGTGTTCGTCGGCGCCGCGATGCTGCTGGTCGGCGCCGGGGTCGGCATGAGCATGCAGAACCTGGTGCTCGCGGTGCAGAACACCGTGCCGCTCAAGGACATCGGCGCGGCCAGCTCGACCGTGGCGTTCTTCCGCTCGCTCGGCGGCACGATCGGCGTCTCGGTGCTGGGCGCGGTGCTGGCCCGGCGCGTGGAGGACGCGATCACCCGCGACCTGGCCGCGGCGGGCTTCCCGGCCGGCGGTGGCGGTGGCGGCAGCCTCAACATCGCCGCGCTGCCCGACGCCGTGCAGCACATCGTGCGCGCCGCCTACGGCGACGCCACCGGGCACATCTTCCTGATCTCGGCGGCGATCGGGGTGGTCGGCGTGGTCGCGGCCCTGCTGCTCAAGCCGATCACGCTGCGCAGCAGCCTGGACCTGTCCGAGGGCAAGCCCGGCGCCTGA
- a CDS encoding isoamylase early set domain-containing protein, giving the protein MLRSTRLFGGKRHVTFSLPLDRPDGPVSVVGSFNDWTPGVHELIPRRDGTRTVAVVLPPGTHRFRYLASDGQWFDDCDAQHVDDQGGVITIEG; this is encoded by the coding sequence ATGCTCCGCAGCACCCGCCTGTTCGGCGGCAAGCGCCACGTGACCTTCTCGCTGCCGCTGGACCGGCCGGACGGCCCGGTCAGCGTGGTGGGGTCGTTCAACGACTGGACGCCCGGCGTGCACGAACTCATCCCCCGCCGCGACGGCACGCGCACGGTGGCGGTCGTGCTGCCGCCGGGCACGCACCGCTTCCGCTACCTCGCCTCCGACGGCCAGTGGTTTGACGACTGCGACGCCCAGCACGTCGACGACCAGGGCGGTGTGATCACGATCGAGGGCTGA
- a CDS encoding MDR family MFS transporter — protein MTTETGTRSRRDVLQAMSGLMMGMFVSILASTIVSNALPRIIADLHGSQSVYTWVVTTELLAMTATVPLWGKLADLYSRKLLIQLSLGLFVVGSLIAGFSPNVEVLIASRIVQGLGAGGMTALATIVMAAMIPPREMGRYAGIFGAVFGVGTVAGPLIGGLLVDTSWLGWRWCFFIGVPFTLASIFLLQRTLNLPVVRKEVHIDYLGAALIVGGVSTLLVWSTLAGQQFEWVSGWTALLVGAGVVLLALAVWVEGRVKDPIVPLTIFANRTVTLTTLASALVGVAMFGGTVFLSQYFQIGLGKTPTQAGLMSLPMIFGLLVSSTVAGQLITKWGRWKAFLVAGGVIMIGGMLLLATIDANTSVPVVSVHMAVLGIGVGMLMQNLVLAAQNDVPAKDLGATTSTLTFFRSLGGAIGVSALGAVLANRVESLSAEKFGPVPGGQSGEVPDLALLPEPVRAIVRDIYATATAELFLIGAPIALLALLAVLFIKEKPLKTLSGDERLAAESQVAAAH, from the coding sequence ATGACCACCGAAACCGGCACCCGTTCGCGCCGGGACGTCCTGCAAGCCATGTCCGGCCTGATGATGGGCATGTTCGTGTCCATCCTGGCCTCGACCATCGTGTCCAACGCGCTGCCGCGCATCATCGCCGACCTGCACGGCTCGCAGTCGGTCTACACGTGGGTCGTCACCACCGAGCTGCTGGCCATGACGGCGACCGTGCCGCTGTGGGGCAAGCTCGCCGACCTCTACAGCCGCAAGCTGCTCATCCAGCTCTCGCTGGGCCTGTTCGTGGTGGGTTCGCTCATCGCGGGCTTCTCGCCCAACGTCGAGGTGCTGATCGCCAGCCGCATCGTGCAGGGCCTGGGCGCGGGCGGCATGACCGCGCTGGCCACCATCGTGATGGCGGCGATGATCCCGCCCCGCGAGATGGGCCGCTACGCGGGCATCTTCGGCGCGGTGTTCGGCGTCGGCACGGTCGCCGGCCCGCTCATCGGCGGCCTCCTGGTCGACACCTCGTGGCTGGGCTGGCGCTGGTGCTTCTTCATCGGCGTGCCGTTCACCCTCGCCTCGATCTTCCTGCTCCAGCGCACGCTGAACCTGCCGGTGGTGCGCAAGGAGGTCCACATCGACTACCTGGGCGCCGCGCTGATCGTGGGCGGCGTGTCCACGCTGCTGGTGTGGTCGACGCTGGCCGGCCAGCAGTTCGAGTGGGTCTCGGGCTGGACCGCGCTGCTGGTCGGCGCGGGCGTGGTGCTGCTGGCCCTGGCGGTGTGGGTGGAGGGCCGGGTGAAGGACCCGATCGTGCCGCTGACCATCTTCGCCAACCGCACCGTCACCCTGACCACCCTGGCCAGCGCGCTGGTCGGCGTGGCGATGTTCGGCGGCACGGTGTTCCTGTCCCAGTACTTCCAGATCGGCCTGGGCAAGACGCCGACGCAGGCGGGCCTGATGAGCCTGCCGATGATCTTCGGCCTGCTGGTGTCGTCCACCGTGGCCGGCCAGCTCATCACCAAGTGGGGCAGGTGGAAGGCGTTCCTGGTCGCCGGTGGCGTGATCATGATCGGCGGCATGCTGCTGCTGGCCACCATCGACGCGAACACCAGCGTGCCCGTGGTCTCGGTGCACATGGCCGTGCTGGGCATCGGCGTGGGCATGCTGATGCAGAACCTGGTGCTGGCGGCGCAGAACGACGTGCCCGCCAAGGACCTGGGCGCGACCACGTCCACGCTCACGTTCTTCCGCTCGCTCGGCGGCGCGATCGGCGTGAGCGCGCTCGGCGCGGTGCTGGCCAACCGGGTGGAGAGCCTGTCCGCGGAGAAGTTCGGCCCGGTGCCGGGCGGGCAGAGCGGCGAGGTGCCGGACCTGGCGCTGCTGCCGGAGCCGGTGCGGGCGATCGTGCGGGACATCTACGCCACCGCCACCGCGGAGCTGTTCCTGATCGGCGCGCCGATCGCGCTGCTGGCCCTGCTGGCCGTGCTGTTCATCAAGGAGAAGCCGCTCAAGACGCTCAGCGGTGACGAGCGGCTGGCGGCCGAGAGCCAGGTGGCCGCCGCCCACTGA
- a CDS encoding TetR/AcrR family transcriptional regulator gives MGGLREHKKSATRMALHEAALRLALELGPDRVTVESIADAASVSRRTFSNYFANKEEAIFYGDLVRLRRLLELVRAQPDGPPRAALVGAAAALVDEVLDPRWLTRRREVARHTGLAAHVVTAYAAVERDLVAEITRRQEVGDPLRARVLAATFLAALRAATQHWLEHPDVPLAEVVAEALGRPEQDAQP, from the coding sequence ATGGGCGGGTTGCGGGAGCACAAGAAGTCGGCCACGCGCATGGCGCTGCACGAGGCGGCGTTGCGGCTGGCCCTGGAGCTGGGCCCCGACCGGGTGACGGTCGAGTCGATCGCGGACGCGGCCTCGGTGTCGCGGCGCACCTTCTCCAACTACTTCGCCAACAAAGAGGAAGCGATCTTCTACGGCGACCTGGTGCGCCTGCGCCGCCTGCTGGAACTGGTCCGCGCCCAGCCCGACGGGCCGCCGCGCGCCGCGCTGGTCGGCGCCGCCGCCGCGCTGGTCGACGAGGTGCTGGACCCGCGCTGGCTCACCCGGCGCCGGGAGGTCGCCCGGCACACCGGCCTGGCCGCGCACGTGGTCACCGCCTACGCGGCGGTCGAGCGCGACCTGGTGGCCGAGATCACCCGCCGACAGGAGGTCGGGGACCCGCTGCGCGCCCGGGTGCTCGCGGCCACGTTCCTGGCCGCGCTGCGGGCCGCCACCCAGCACTGGCTGGAGCACCCGGACGTGCCGCTCGCCGAGGTGGTCGCCGAGGCCCTGGGCCGACCGGAGCAGGACGCACAACCTTAG
- the pip gene encoding prolyl aminopeptidase, which yields MLYPEIEPHDSGMLDVGGGHLVHWEVCGNPNGKPALVLHGGPGAGCTPRARRYFDPTAYRVVLFDQRGCGRSTPHASSPSVDLSTNTTDHLVADIELLREHLGIERWLVFAASWGSVLGLVYAERFPHRVSEMVHAGVATGMREETDLLTRGLAPLFPEAWARFRAHAPHGDDLSAAYLELLLDPDPAVHQAAADEWCRWEDAIVPPAPGNDRFDPPGFRLAFARLVTHYWAHGSWLREGVVIEEAWKLRGIPGVIVQGVLDLGNLIGTPWRLVHAWPDAELVMIPDTDHGGNDAMTAARVLATDKFR from the coding sequence GTGCTGTACCCGGAGATCGAGCCCCACGACAGCGGCATGCTCGACGTGGGCGGTGGTCACCTCGTGCACTGGGAGGTGTGCGGCAACCCGAACGGCAAACCGGCCCTCGTGCTCCACGGCGGGCCCGGGGCGGGCTGCACACCCCGGGCCCGCCGCTACTTCGACCCCACGGCCTACCGGGTGGTGCTGTTCGACCAGCGCGGGTGCGGCCGCAGCACGCCCCACGCGAGCAGCCCCTCGGTCGACCTGTCCACCAACACCACCGACCACCTGGTGGCCGACATCGAGCTGCTGCGCGAGCACCTGGGGATCGAGCGCTGGCTGGTCTTCGCCGCGTCGTGGGGCTCGGTGCTGGGCCTGGTCTACGCCGAGCGGTTCCCGCACCGGGTGAGCGAGATGGTGCACGCGGGCGTGGCCACCGGCATGCGCGAGGAGACCGACCTGCTGACCAGGGGCCTGGCACCCCTGTTCCCGGAGGCGTGGGCCCGGTTCCGCGCCCACGCGCCCCACGGGGACGACCTGTCGGCCGCCTACCTGGAGCTGCTGCTGGACCCCGACCCGGCCGTGCACCAGGCGGCGGCCGACGAGTGGTGCCGGTGGGAGGACGCCATCGTGCCCCCGGCGCCCGGCAACGACCGCTTCGACCCGCCGGGGTTCCGGCTGGCGTTCGCCCGGCTCGTCACCCACTACTGGGCCCACGGGTCGTGGCTGCGCGAGGGGGTCGTGATCGAGGAGGCGTGGAAGCTCAGGGGCATCCCGGGCGTGATCGTTCAAGGTGTGCTCGACCTGGGCAACCTGATCGGCACGCCGTGGCGGCTGGTGCACGCGTGGCCCGACGCCGAGCTGGTCATGATCCCCGACACCGACCACGGCGGGAACGACGCGATGACGGCCGCCCGCGTCCTGGCTACTGACAAATTCCGGTAA
- a CDS encoding MarR family winged helix-turn-helix transcriptional regulator, producing the protein MDVVTRELEDRIRDLLRVVRLVKQQRHAGMPPGLVGILGLIEREGANATGCHAKQLAVRAGLDPSTVSRAVGALVSHGLVERRADPADGRASVLVVTDRGRTELADTRDWYDALLGRALADWTPEEVTALTTAIGRLAQDVEGAMSSTWEAAR; encoded by the coding sequence GTGGACGTCGTCACGCGTGAGCTGGAGGACCGGATCCGCGACCTGCTCAGGGTCGTGCGCCTGGTCAAGCAGCAGCGCCACGCCGGCATGCCACCCGGTCTGGTCGGCATCCTCGGGCTCATCGAGCGCGAGGGCGCCAACGCCACCGGGTGCCACGCGAAGCAGCTGGCGGTCCGCGCCGGGCTCGACCCGTCCACGGTCAGCCGGGCGGTGGGCGCGCTGGTCTCGCACGGCCTGGTGGAGCGGCGCGCCGACCCCGCCGACGGCCGGGCCAGCGTGCTGGTCGTCACCGACCGGGGCCGGACCGAGCTGGCCGACACCCGCGACTGGTACGACGCGCTGCTGGGTCGTGCCCTTGCCGACTGGACCCCTGAAGAGGTCACCGCCCTGACCACCGCGATCGGGCGCCTGGCCCAAGACGTCGAAGGAGCCATGAGCTCCACCTGGGAGGCCGCGCGATGA
- a CDS encoding winged helix-turn-helix transcriptional regulator: MAFLADCRARLAFDLLGNTWHPVLLHALRHGPRRPADLRRAIGGIRPKVLTEALRRLEAAGLVDRRVGRDRVEYALTGLGRSLLDPIDALGRWAHERGDEVRLDDPDDEVLPGGPGISPRS; encoded by the coding sequence ATGGCCTTCCTCGCCGACTGCCGCGCGCGGCTGGCGTTCGACCTGCTGGGCAACACCTGGCACCCGGTCCTGCTGCACGCGCTGCGCCACGGCCCGCGGCGCCCGGCCGACCTGCGCCGCGCCATCGGCGGCATCCGGCCGAAGGTGCTCACCGAGGCGCTGCGGCGCCTGGAGGCGGCCGGCCTGGTCGACCGGCGGGTCGGGCGCGACCGGGTCGAGTACGCGCTGACCGGGCTGGGCCGCAGCCTGCTCGACCCGATCGACGCGCTCGGCCGGTGGGCGCACGAGCGCGGCGACGAGGTGCGCCTGGACGACCCCGACGACGAGGTGCTTCCGGGCGGCCCCGGGATCAGCCCTCGATCGTGA
- a CDS encoding TetR/AcrR family transcriptional regulator, whose protein sequence is MTKSTGEGLRDRKKRQTRKALSRAAVDLVAERGLDHVTVEDISAAADVSPRTFFNYFASKEDAVLAPDPEAGARLRAGVLAQPAGLSAVEAVREALLAEVSTELNEDREFWGRRMCVVQRYPVLLAKVLAGGEQVEREVVAGIAERVGVPADATHPMLLAAAAGAAFRVAVVRWSATAGDATLPALLVEAFDLLAGGLADPPRS, encoded by the coding sequence GTGACCAAGTCGACGGGCGAGGGGCTGCGCGACCGCAAGAAGCGCCAGACCCGCAAGGCGCTCAGCCGGGCGGCCGTCGACCTGGTGGCCGAGCGCGGGCTCGACCACGTGACGGTGGAGGACATCAGCGCCGCGGCCGACGTGTCGCCGCGCACGTTCTTCAACTACTTCGCGAGCAAGGAGGACGCCGTCCTCGCGCCCGACCCGGAGGCGGGTGCCCGCCTGCGGGCCGGCGTGCTGGCCCAGCCCGCCGGGCTCTCCGCCGTCGAGGCGGTGCGCGAGGCGCTGCTGGCCGAGGTGTCGACCGAGCTCAACGAGGACCGGGAGTTCTGGGGCAGGCGGATGTGCGTGGTGCAGCGGTACCCCGTGCTGCTGGCCAAGGTGCTCGCCGGCGGCGAGCAGGTCGAGCGCGAGGTCGTGGCGGGCATCGCCGAGCGCGTGGGCGTGCCCGCCGACGCCACCCACCCGATGCTGCTGGCCGCGGCCGCGGGTGCGGCGTTCCGGGTCGCGGTCGTCCGCTGGTCGGCCACCGCCGGGGACGCGACGCTGCCCGCCCTGCTCGTCGAGGCGTTCGACCTGCTGGCCGGTGGCCTCGCCGACCCGCCGCGGTCCTGA
- a CDS encoding cytochrome P450 → MTTASQRQDAAPTNQALLRLPPEFTAREQGPFALPEVLVRLAGQGPVHQVAMRGDDPLWLVTGHEEGRALLTDPRLSSDRFRSPRLLARLPEPMRAQVLDPRARAGGFITMDPPHHTRYRKLLTGQFTVRRMRQLVPRVEQIVTEHIDAMIAAGPPADLVRAFALPVPSLVICELLGVDYADRGEFQERSARLLSLTTTVEEFGRLRDELRAFMGGLVRRKRAEPTDDLLSGLVQADPTLTDDELIGIANLLLIAGHETTANMLALGTFALLQRPEELARLRADPTLVDGAVEELLRHLSIIHLGLFRVTTEEVEVAGHVIPADSSVMISVPAANHDPRVFDRPDTLDVTRPRGPHMSFGHGVHQCLGQQLARVEMTVGFTELLRRLPGLRLAVEPGEVPLRTDMLIYGVHELPVAWDA, encoded by the coding sequence ATGACCACCGCTTCCCAGCGGCAGGACGCCGCACCCACCAACCAGGCGCTGCTGCGCCTCCCCCCCGAGTTCACCGCGCGCGAGCAGGGCCCGTTCGCCCTGCCGGAAGTGCTCGTCCGGCTCGCCGGGCAGGGCCCGGTGCACCAGGTCGCCATGCGCGGCGACGACCCGCTGTGGCTGGTCACCGGCCACGAGGAGGGCCGCGCCCTGCTGACCGACCCGCGGCTGAGCTCCGACCGGTTCCGCAGCCCGCGCCTGCTGGCCCGGCTGCCCGAGCCGATGCGGGCGCAGGTGCTGGACCCGCGGGCCCGCGCGGGCGGGTTCATCACCATGGACCCGCCCCACCACACCCGCTACCGCAAGCTGCTGACCGGCCAGTTCACCGTGCGGCGGATGCGGCAGCTCGTACCCCGGGTCGAGCAGATCGTCACCGAGCACATCGACGCGATGATCGCCGCCGGACCGCCCGCGGACCTGGTGCGGGCGTTCGCCCTGCCGGTGCCCTCGCTGGTGATCTGCGAGCTGCTCGGGGTCGACTACGCCGACCGCGGCGAGTTCCAGGAGCGCAGCGCGCGGCTGCTGAGCCTGACCACCACCGTGGAGGAGTTCGGGCGGCTCCGCGACGAGCTGCGCGCGTTCATGGGCGGGCTGGTCCGGCGCAAGCGGGCCGAGCCGACCGACGACCTGCTCTCCGGGCTGGTCCAGGCCGACCCGACGCTCACCGACGACGAGCTGATCGGCATCGCCAACCTGCTGCTGATCGCCGGGCACGAGACCACCGCGAACATGCTCGCGCTGGGCACCTTCGCGCTGCTGCAGCGGCCGGAGGAGCTGGCCCGGCTGCGCGCGGACCCGACCCTGGTCGACGGCGCGGTCGAGGAGCTGCTGCGCCACCTGTCGATCATCCACCTGGGGCTGTTCCGGGTCACCACCGAGGAGGTGGAGGTCGCGGGCCACGTCATCCCGGCCGACTCGTCGGTGATGATCTCGGTGCCCGCGGCCAACCACGACCCGCGCGTGTTCGACCGACCGGACACGCTCGACGTCACCCGCCCGCGCGGGCCGCACATGTCCTTCGGGCACGGCGTGCACCAGTGCCTGGGCCAGCAGCTGGCGCGGGTGGAGATGACCGTCGGGTTCACCGAACTGCTGCGCCGCCTGCCCGGCCTGCGGCTCGCCGTCGAACCCGGCGAGGTGCCGCTGCGCACCGACATGCTGATCTACGGCGTGCACGAACTCCCGGTCGCCTGGGACGCGTGA
- a CDS encoding acyl-CoA-like ligand-binding transcription factor — protein MSGLRERKKQATRAALAEAALRLCVAHGLDGVTVERVATEAGVSLRTFFNYFSSKEEAIVAGDVATATAFVRAFAERPAAEPVLEALRRALVEVVPERVDPGKVAQVRALRGTPALLAHQVAAFSARERELAAAVAERVGLDPEADLYPALFAATVMATLRVVVGRWLEEPERPRPADLVDGLIDRLAAGFAHASQATGSSCTP, from the coding sequence ATGTCCGGGCTTCGTGAACGCAAGAAGCAGGCCACGCGCGCCGCGCTGGCCGAAGCGGCGCTGCGCCTGTGCGTGGCGCACGGCCTGGACGGGGTGACCGTCGAGCGGGTCGCCACCGAGGCGGGCGTGTCGCTGCGCACGTTCTTCAACTACTTCTCCTCCAAGGAGGAGGCGATCGTCGCCGGCGACGTGGCCACCGCCACCGCCTTCGTGCGCGCCTTCGCCGAGCGGCCCGCCGCCGAGCCGGTGCTGGAGGCCCTGCGGCGGGCGCTGGTCGAGGTGGTGCCCGAGCGGGTCGACCCCGGGAAGGTCGCCCAGGTGCGGGCGCTGCGCGGCACCCCGGCCCTGCTGGCGCACCAGGTCGCGGCGTTCAGCGCGCGCGAGCGCGAGCTGGCCGCGGCGGTGGCCGAGCGGGTCGGCCTCGACCCCGAGGCCGACCTCTACCCGGCGCTGTTCGCGGCCACCGTGATGGCCACCCTGCGGGTGGTCGTGGGCCGGTGGTTGGAGGAGCCCGAGCGGCCGCGGCCGGCCGACCTGGTCGACGGGCTGATCGACCGGCTGGCCGCGGGCTTCGCTCACGCGTCCCAGGCGACCGGGAGTTCGTGCACGCCGTAG
- a CDS encoding NADPH-dependent F420 reductase: protein MRIGVLGSGGMAEALGGRWVAAGHEVLVGGRSPERSRAVAARVGAVAGSPADAVAFGDAVLLAVPAAVAAEVLGPAPGRVVVDCTNSVVPGRFALDEPRAAVRLAERTGAHVVKAFNLCHVGVWRLPSLVFEGRPLGVPLCGDSAAALGVVRELVRSIGCVPVDGGPLERAELLEATTAFAIGLWVGGADVRSIFPPLPEASGLM from the coding sequence ATGCGGATCGGGGTGCTCGGTTCGGGCGGGATGGCCGAGGCGCTGGGTGGCCGGTGGGTCGCCGCGGGGCACGAGGTGCTGGTCGGCGGGCGGTCGCCGGAGCGGTCGCGCGCGGTGGCCGCGCGGGTCGGGGCGGTCGCCGGGTCGCCCGCGGACGCGGTGGCGTTCGGGGACGCGGTGCTGCTCGCGGTGCCCGCGGCGGTGGCGGCCGAGGTGCTGGGCCCGGCGCCGGGGCGGGTGGTGGTCGACTGCACCAACTCGGTGGTGCCGGGGCGCTTCGCGCTCGACGAGCCGCGGGCCGCGGTGCGGCTGGCCGAGCGGACGGGCGCGCACGTGGTCAAGGCGTTCAACCTGTGCCACGTGGGCGTGTGGCGGTTGCCGTCGCTGGTCTTCGAGGGGCGACCGCTGGGCGTGCCGCTGTGCGGGGACTCGGCGGCGGCGCTGGGGGTGGTGCGCGAGCTGGTGCGCTCGATCGGGTGCGTGCCGGTGGACGGCGGGCCGCTGGAGCGCGCCGAGCTGCTGGAGGCCACGACCGCGTTCGCCATCGGGCTGTGGGTCGGCGGCGCGGACGTGCGCTCGATATTCCCTCCGCTCCCGGAGGCGTCCGGGCTAATGTAA